The following are encoded in a window of Impatiens glandulifera chromosome 5, dImpGla2.1, whole genome shotgun sequence genomic DNA:
- the LOC124939114 gene encoding probable plastid-lipid-associated protein 13, chloroplastic yields MAFLFMCSLATVFPGHVSNGCRLSHFPISSQPSSSSFFPDFNGKILIINNRTRQFSLRATYQPPVQAPSVTYAREMERVSAKESLLLAIKDAGGFSSLVSGNTTDLMRIDVNERIIDLERLNPTSRPTTSSLLEGRWNFEWFGSSSTGSFHARLVLE; encoded by the exons ATGGCTTTCTTGTTTATGTGTTCTCTTGCAACCGTTTTTCCAGGACATGTATCTAATGGTTGTAGGTTGTCTCATTTCCCCATTTCATCACAGCCTTCTTCATCCAGTTTCTTCCCGGATTTTAATGGTAAAATCTTGATCATCAACAATCGAACAAGACAATTCAGTCTTAGAGCAACCTACCAGCCACCAGTTCAAGCCCCTTCAGTAACTTATGCTAGGGAAATGGAACGTGTCTCTGCTAAAGAATCGCTTCTTCTTGCG ATCAAAGATGCTGGAGGATTCTCTTCTTTAGTATCTGGAAACACAACAGATTTGATGAGAATCGATGTTAATGAAAGGATAATTGATCTTGAGAGGCTGAATCCAACTTCACGTCCAACCAC ATCATCTCTATTGGAAGGACGATGGAATTTCGAATGGTTTGGATCAAGTAGTACAGGATCCTTTCATGCTAGGCTTGTCCTTGAGTGA